The Desulfovibrio inopinatus DSM 10711 genome window below encodes:
- a CDS encoding ABC transporter ATP-binding protein/permease: MLSKNIPSKIYERSLFSWVKTSNLTLQIVLLFVIVVTVGVRVLPLEMQKKIINQAIGLKDLQLLYLYCGYYLGAVVLAAMLKYVINALQATIGQQALASLRKQLYAHILTLPTSFFRTASPGMVVSSIITEVANTGEFVGQAIATPVVNLLTLLAFAVYLFYLNPLLALLSMALYPIALMFIPILQRRTNKANKERVDTGRAMSTLVSEAISGVHEIHSNASFHLENRRFSQLADALYRVRLRWNLYKYGVKTSNNFFQSLGPFILFLVGGYLAINGHFDLGALVAFLSANEKLYDPWKELMDFYQTWQDARVSYSRIMEYFTADPDFVLEPAEPRPPIELDGSVEVKDLVMEVTGGIQLLKGVSLQVKPGELVALVGFSGSGKSTLALIMCQINPYSLGSATLSGNEIALMAKSDVADNLGVVAQHPFIFQGSIKDNLLYSINARREAHDIIGEEGLPSLDRIIEAIQQVGLFIDVLRFGLNTTFKEGKKENLVKKVIRIRETYYQEQGESLAEYVEFFDIDRYLYFSDVATNIVFGSPDNDEFKFENIHKSTYFIEFIQDFGLRMVLLELGRDLTHQTVDILKNVPELDSTFFDQTPVLADEFETYRELDERLSRTKLHEMTPEDQDLLLSLALRFVPGVHRLVALPELTERLILGARARFMEKIFSERSGDITFYRREDYIHNQTIMDNILFGRTKTTNPNALDKINKTIIRLLIMEDMLERIVELGLDFQVGSHGDRLSGGQRQKVALARAFLREPPILILDEATAALDNASQNRIQNLLENKWRGSSTVIAVVHRLDTIKNYDKVAVMKAGRIVEVGGYEELIAKKGMLYELVHGSSK, translated from the coding sequence CCCCTTGAAATGCAAAAAAAGATCATCAACCAGGCCATTGGGTTAAAAGACCTCCAACTGTTGTACTTATATTGCGGATACTATCTGGGGGCCGTTGTTCTGGCTGCGATGCTAAAATATGTCATCAACGCATTGCAGGCAACAATAGGACAACAGGCGCTAGCGAGTCTGCGTAAACAACTTTACGCTCATATTCTTACGCTACCGACGTCTTTTTTTCGTACGGCCTCTCCGGGGATGGTTGTCTCATCGATTATAACCGAAGTCGCGAATACCGGTGAGTTCGTCGGTCAAGCTATTGCCACGCCGGTCGTCAACCTCCTGACGTTGCTCGCATTTGCTGTTTATCTTTTCTATCTCAATCCTCTTTTGGCGTTGTTGTCCATGGCGCTGTATCCTATTGCGCTCATGTTTATTCCGATTCTGCAACGCCGAACAAACAAAGCCAATAAGGAGCGCGTCGATACGGGGCGAGCCATGTCCACTCTGGTCAGTGAAGCGATTTCCGGGGTTCACGAAATTCATTCCAATGCCAGTTTCCACTTGGAAAACCGACGATTTAGCCAACTTGCCGACGCTCTGTACCGTGTTCGTCTGCGTTGGAACCTGTATAAATATGGCGTAAAGACAAGCAATAATTTTTTCCAGAGCCTGGGACCATTTATCTTATTCCTGGTTGGGGGCTATCTCGCAATTAACGGCCATTTTGACCTTGGCGCTCTTGTTGCTTTCTTGTCGGCAAACGAAAAGCTTTATGATCCATGGAAAGAACTCATGGATTTCTATCAAACTTGGCAGGATGCTCGCGTAAGCTACTCGAGGATTATGGAATACTTCACAGCCGATCCCGATTTTGTTCTGGAACCGGCTGAGCCACGCCCGCCGATTGAACTTGATGGAAGTGTGGAAGTTAAAGACTTGGTTATGGAGGTTACAGGCGGCATTCAATTACTCAAAGGCGTTTCGCTACAGGTTAAACCGGGAGAGCTTGTGGCCCTGGTAGGGTTTTCCGGCTCAGGAAAAAGCACGCTGGCTCTCATCATGTGTCAAATCAACCCGTATTCACTGGGAAGCGCGACGTTAAGTGGGAATGAAATCGCCCTCATGGCAAAAAGCGATGTTGCAGACAATCTTGGAGTTGTCGCCCAGCATCCGTTTATCTTTCAAGGGAGCATCAAAGACAACCTCCTGTACTCCATCAATGCGCGACGTGAGGCACACGATATAATAGGAGAGGAAGGACTTCCGAGCCTTGATCGTATCATTGAAGCGATTCAGCAAGTCGGGCTCTTTATCGATGTGTTGCGTTTCGGTCTCAATACGACATTTAAGGAAGGTAAGAAAGAGAACCTTGTTAAAAAGGTCATCAGGATTCGTGAGACATACTATCAGGAACAGGGTGAATCCCTTGCTGAATATGTCGAGTTCTTTGATATTGATCGCTACCTGTACTTTAGTGATGTCGCGACGAACATTGTTTTTGGTTCGCCCGATAATGATGAATTTAAATTCGAGAATATCCACAAGAGCACGTATTTTATAGAGTTCATCCAAGATTTTGGGTTACGTATGGTGCTTTTGGAGCTTGGACGAGACTTGACACACCAGACTGTGGACATCTTGAAAAATGTTCCGGAGCTCGATTCAACATTCTTTGATCAGACACCGGTCCTCGCTGATGAGTTTGAAACCTATCGGGAGCTTGATGAGCGTTTGTCGCGCACCAAACTTCATGAAATGACTCCTGAAGATCAAGATTTGTTATTAAGCCTTGCTTTGCGTTTCGTTCCCGGTGTTCATCGGCTTGTCGCATTGCCTGAACTCACCGAACGTCTCATTCTCGGTGCCCGGGCACGATTTATGGAAAAGATTTTCAGTGAGCGTTCCGGAGATATTACGTTCTACCGACGTGAAGACTATATCCATAACCAGACGATTATGGATAATATTCTTTTTGGACGGACAAAAACAACCAATCCCAACGCATTGGATAAAATCAATAAAACAATCATTCGTCTGCTTATCATGGAAGACATGCTTGAGCGTATCGTTGAATTGGGGCTTGATTTTCAGGTTGGTTCCCATGGTGACAGACTCTCGGGTGGACAAAGGCAGAAGGTTGCTCTGGCGCGAGCCTTTTTGCGTGAACCTCCCATTCTTATCTTGGATGAAGCCACTGCAGCGTTGGATAATGCATCGCAGAATCGTATTCAGAATCTTCTTGAAAACAAGTGGAGGGGAAGCAGCACAGTTATTGCTGTTGTTCACCGCCTGGACACGATCAAGAACTATGATAAGGTCGCGGTCATGAAAGCCGGTCGCATTGTCGAGGTCGGCGGATATGAGGAACTTATTGCCAAGAAGGGGATGCTTTATGAGCTCGTGCACGGCTCCTCCAAATAG
- a CDS encoding Crp/Fnr family transcriptional regulator, which produces MDALKVLAYFSIKETFNKGDILIHQGEVLDQFCFVHEGDIAVMRDFNGESLVVHHLRNNDFYGGMSLVSNAKSLFTLEVVSTATCLVIGREKFQKTVQRFPDILPNILEAVVDHVYKWEEKVLREMPRDYIESGMNIGLTLY; this is translated from the coding sequence TTGGATGCTCTCAAGGTTCTTGCATATTTCAGTATCAAGGAAACCTTCAATAAAGGTGATATCCTGATTCATCAAGGAGAAGTCCTCGATCAATTTTGTTTTGTCCATGAAGGTGATATTGCCGTCATGCGAGACTTTAATGGTGAGTCATTGGTTGTACATCACCTTCGCAACAATGACTTCTATGGTGGCATGTCTCTGGTGAGTAATGCAAAATCATTATTTACTTTGGAAGTAGTCTCTACAGCGACATGTCTTGTTATTGGACGTGAAAAATTTCAAAAAACAGTACAACGATTTCCAGATATACTTCCCAATATACTTGAAGCTGTTGTAGACCATGTCTATAAATGGGAAGAGAAGGTGTTACGTGAAATGCCACGCGATTATATCGAGTCTGGAATGAATATTGGACTGACTCTTTACTGA
- a CDS encoding Fur family transcriptional regulator, whose protein sequence is MNESIDPYVKFAEFIADKRLKMTPQRKHILDVFLKHEGHIASEELYRHVKKNYKTIGQATVYRTLKLLSESGLANEVDFGDGVTRYEYNIEKDHHDHLICERCGKNVEVLDERIEKLQEEVAFKHGFLLTGHKMYLYGVCAECSQAGKKQA, encoded by the coding sequence ATGAACGAATCTATTGATCCCTATGTCAAGTTTGCCGAATTCATCGCAGATAAGCGATTGAAAATGACTCCGCAGCGAAAACATATTCTTGATGTTTTTTTAAAACATGAAGGGCATATCGCTTCGGAAGAACTCTACAGGCATGTCAAGAAGAACTACAAAACAATCGGCCAAGCCACCGTCTATCGTACATTGAAATTACTCAGTGAATCGGGCTTGGCAAATGAGGTTGATTTTGGTGATGGTGTCACTCGCTACGAGTACAATATCGAAAAAGATCATCATGACCATCTCATTTGTGAACGTTGCGGAAAGAATGTTGAAGTCTTAGATGAACGTATCGAAAAACTTCAGGAAGAAGTCGCCTTCAAGCATGGCTTTTTGCTTACCGGACACAAAATGTACCTCTACGGGGTATGTGCAGAGTGTAGTCAGGCGGGAAAAAAACAGGCATAA
- a CDS encoding response regulator, with product MRALIVEDDFTCRKLLQGILEGVGESDIAVNGVEAVDAFSFAHKEGKPYDVIFLDIMMPEMDGHEALRCIRQNEKELGVRGTDEVKIIMVTALDDPKNVMNAYYQGGATSYMAKPIDRELLLHLLRQLELIA from the coding sequence ATGCGGGCACTGATCGTTGAAGATGACTTTACCTGCCGGAAATTACTGCAGGGAATTCTGGAAGGGGTTGGTGAAAGCGATATTGCTGTCAATGGGGTCGAAGCCGTTGATGCGTTTTCTTTCGCGCATAAAGAGGGAAAACCTTACGACGTTATCTTTCTCGACATTATGATGCCAGAGATGGATGGCCACGAAGCTTTGCGTTGCATTCGGCAGAATGAGAAAGAGCTGGGTGTGCGCGGAACAGATGAGGTCAAAATCATCATGGTCACAGCTTTGGATGATCCCAAAAATGTGATGAATGCCTACTATCAAGGCGGCGCCACATCATATATGGCAAAACCCATTGACCGAGAATTGCTTTTGCACCTTCTTCGCCAGCTTGAACTTATCGCGTAG
- a CDS encoding tRNA1(Val) (adenine(37)-N6)-methyltransferase, whose protein sequence is MLFPDIPESNKTAREAFPRGLHQPEGRFRFGIDALLLACFSSIKSSETLVDLGTGCGAAGLGLLLHHAKSKAQVIGIDCDLKMTLAAQANADHLGLSKNFFALAADVRDIASKRTIKAETIDRVIANPPYRKSNQGRSSANAARAAARFEHTAQLRDFIAAAAFLVKNKGAVSIVMLAERLQELFIEMNTVRLTPKRLCCVHGHDHAESRLVLVEAIKNARPGLRIEPPLILYEKGITCSQISSQALEFCPFLACNARQPSHDHHTEKSTR, encoded by the coding sequence ATGCTCTTTCCAGATATACCAGAGTCAAACAAAACAGCTCGAGAGGCGTTTCCTCGCGGACTCCATCAACCCGAAGGACGATTTCGTTTTGGAATTGATGCTCTTCTTCTAGCTTGCTTCAGCTCTATAAAATCATCGGAAACTCTCGTCGATCTCGGAACAGGATGTGGAGCCGCCGGTCTTGGTCTTTTATTGCACCATGCAAAATCGAAGGCGCAGGTTATTGGTATTGACTGTGATCTGAAAATGACATTGGCAGCTCAAGCCAATGCCGATCACCTTGGTCTCTCCAAGAACTTTTTCGCTCTCGCCGCCGATGTCCGCGATATTGCATCCAAACGAACAATCAAAGCAGAAACAATCGATCGTGTCATTGCGAATCCGCCATATCGAAAATCCAACCAAGGACGTTCTTCAGCAAATGCAGCACGAGCTGCAGCTCGTTTTGAACACACAGCCCAACTCCGCGATTTTATCGCGGCAGCCGCATTTCTTGTAAAGAATAAAGGAGCCGTTTCGATTGTGATGTTAGCCGAGCGGCTTCAAGAACTTTTTATTGAAATGAATACAGTTAGGCTGACACCCAAACGCTTATGCTGTGTACATGGTCATGACCATGCCGAATCGCGACTTGTTCTTGTCGAAGCTATAAAAAATGCTCGCCCAGGGCTGCGAATTGAGCCTCCGCTTATTCTTTATGAAAAAGGCATTACGTGCTCTCAAATTTCGTCACAAGCACTAGAGTTCTGCCCTTTTCTCGCATGCAATGCGCGCCAACCGTCACATGATCATCACACAGAAAAGTCTACGCGATAA
- the murJ gene encoding murein biosynthesis integral membrane protein MurJ — MSRHNREIAKNASVVGGATLVTRILGFLRDMAVAYVLGAGLSADAFYVAFRLPNLLRRLFAEGSMTMAFVPIFTTIRKEQGDNEAFAMSRSALVWLILILLAITGLAILFAKPLTLLIAPGFAEEAGAVEQTATLVRIVFPYIILISGVALCMGILNSMGHFMAPALSPAILNLAIIVGALVGALFHIDIPTALAWSVLVGGLGQWLMQQPYLARYGFQWRGPWSLKNKGVAQMARLMTPTIFSAAIYQLNIVFGTLLASYLQTGSITYLYYADRLVQFPLGVFGAAVGTVALPNLSRLAADNDLKGFAHTLNFSLRFTLFICLPAAAGLIGLCHPVVEVLFGRGAFGAADVTATAQALVAYGVGLPAFACVRSLYSAYFALTDTKTPVLIGAICLVVNIGFGLLLMGPLEHTGLALATSIASWVNVILLVVLLKPKLGPWLAIGRSVAISTLLSLAIGVATAMLVTYAPLRIGLIPFWAALYMLGAKFFRMEEANYFIEFVTKKIKRRKTR; from the coding sequence ATGTCCAGGCACAATAGGGAAATTGCAAAAAACGCCTCGGTCGTTGGTGGAGCGACACTTGTTACACGTATCCTCGGTTTTCTTCGAGATATGGCCGTCGCCTATGTCTTAGGGGCTGGCCTGTCGGCCGATGCATTCTATGTCGCATTCCGCTTGCCCAATCTTTTGCGACGCCTTTTCGCCGAAGGGTCTATGACCATGGCTTTTGTGCCGATATTCACAACCATCCGCAAGGAACAAGGCGACAATGAAGCGTTTGCCATGTCTCGTTCCGCTTTGGTTTGGCTTATTCTTATTTTACTTGCCATTACAGGATTGGCCATTCTTTTTGCCAAGCCCCTGACTCTTCTCATTGCTCCCGGCTTTGCCGAAGAAGCTGGTGCCGTCGAACAAACGGCGACATTGGTTCGGATTGTTTTTCCCTATATTATTCTCATTTCCGGGGTGGCTCTGTGTATGGGCATCCTGAACTCCATGGGGCACTTCATGGCACCTGCCCTCTCACCGGCGATACTCAATCTGGCTATCATTGTCGGCGCGCTGGTCGGCGCATTATTTCATATTGATATTCCAACAGCATTGGCATGGTCTGTTCTTGTCGGCGGCCTCGGACAATGGCTTATGCAACAACCTTATCTGGCTCGTTATGGGTTTCAGTGGCGTGGCCCGTGGTCATTAAAAAATAAAGGTGTTGCACAAATGGCCCGCCTTATGACGCCAACAATTTTCAGCGCAGCCATTTATCAACTCAATATTGTCTTTGGCACCCTTCTCGCTTCATATCTTCAGACAGGCAGCATTACATATTTATACTACGCCGATCGGCTTGTTCAGTTCCCTCTCGGCGTTTTTGGTGCCGCAGTAGGAACAGTCGCATTGCCGAACTTGTCCCGACTTGCAGCAGACAATGACCTGAAAGGCTTTGCCCATACACTCAATTTTTCTCTTCGTTTTACACTCTTTATTTGTTTACCGGCGGCTGCAGGACTTATTGGCTTATGTCATCCCGTTGTCGAGGTACTTTTCGGTAGAGGGGCTTTTGGTGCGGCAGATGTTACAGCCACAGCTCAGGCTCTTGTGGCCTATGGCGTCGGTCTGCCCGCGTTTGCCTGTGTTCGATCATTGTACTCGGCCTATTTTGCGCTGACTGACACCAAAACACCGGTTCTCATCGGAGCCATATGCCTTGTCGTCAATATTGGTTTTGGACTTTTGCTGATGGGACCACTGGAACACACAGGACTGGCCCTAGCTACGTCGATCGCATCATGGGTCAACGTCATATTGCTTGTTGTGCTACTCAAACCAAAACTCGGACCTTGGCTGGCAATTGGACGTTCCGTGGCGATTTCCACGCTGCTCAGCCTGGCTATTGGTGTTGCCACAGCCATGCTTGTGACATACGCCCCGCTTCGCATTGGGTTGATACCGTTCTGGGCAGCACTTTATATGTTGGGTGCAAAGTTTTTCAGAATGGAAGAAGCCAACTACTTCATTGAATTTGTTACAAAAAAAATAAAGCGTCGAAAAACGCGGTAA
- a CDS encoding dihydrolipoyl dehydrogenase family protein, with translation MPYDYDVIVIGSGPAGGVVARQLHSHKKNVAVIDAGPFGGVCPNTGCEPKKVLVESAAAVARVRHMSGNGVLGAPTLDWPALMKFKRSFTEPISELVQDSLEGSGIATYEGAASFAGPNEIAVGEKTLSARHIAICTGARPRHLTFSGAERVISSDEFLELDTLPKRIAFVGSGFIAFEFAHVAATAGSQVAIFQPRERSLRQFDIDMVRLLVQSSRNEGISIYENAPISTVQRVDDGLEIVANDRAGTRIVVDCIVNAAGRVPDIEHLALDKGEIEMKDGGVSVNAYLQSTTNPAVYAAGDVLAKRPALTPVAVIEAQTVVENILSGNTSLMRYPPVPSAVFTDPPLARVGLNEDEARAKGLPLRVITGRADSWSEYERLGRRFVGYKLLVDSNTNHIYGAHILGDGAEEVINLLAMAMRHKLTTDDLMNMVFAYPSFGYTIRYMLR, from the coding sequence ATGCCTTACGATTATGATGTCATTGTTATCGGCTCCGGTCCGGCCGGTGGCGTTGTTGCGCGGCAATTACACAGTCATAAAAAAAACGTTGCTGTAATTGACGCTGGTCCGTTTGGAGGCGTCTGTCCTAATACAGGATGTGAACCGAAAAAAGTACTTGTCGAATCAGCGGCTGCCGTTGCCCGAGTCAGACACATGTCGGGGAATGGCGTACTCGGCGCGCCAACACTGGATTGGCCAGCGCTTATGAAGTTCAAGCGAAGCTTTACAGAGCCCATTTCCGAACTCGTTCAAGACTCACTGGAAGGATCGGGAATAGCGACCTATGAGGGAGCAGCTTCTTTTGCTGGACCAAACGAGATTGCAGTTGGAGAAAAAACACTTTCTGCCAGACATATTGCCATTTGCACAGGTGCGCGCCCCCGTCACCTGACATTTTCTGGTGCAGAACGTGTCATTTCAAGCGATGAATTTCTTGAACTCGACACATTGCCCAAACGCATTGCATTTGTCGGCTCCGGATTTATCGCCTTTGAATTTGCGCATGTTGCCGCCACTGCTGGGTCTCAAGTCGCTATTTTTCAACCACGTGAACGCTCTTTGCGACAATTCGATATCGATATGGTCCGTCTCCTTGTTCAATCATCACGTAATGAAGGTATTTCCATCTATGAAAATGCGCCTATTTCGACCGTCCAACGTGTAGACGATGGGCTTGAGATTGTCGCAAATGACCGCGCCGGAACTCGCATTGTCGTCGATTGTATCGTGAATGCTGCTGGCCGTGTTCCCGATATTGAACACCTTGCTCTGGATAAGGGTGAGATCGAAATGAAGGATGGCGGGGTCTCTGTGAACGCCTATCTGCAAAGTACGACGAATCCAGCCGTGTACGCTGCTGGAGATGTTTTGGCAAAACGACCGGCACTCACTCCGGTCGCGGTGATTGAAGCGCAGACTGTTGTGGAAAATATTCTCTCCGGGAATACGTCTCTTATGCGTTATCCCCCTGTACCGAGTGCTGTTTTCACCGATCCTCCACTTGCACGCGTCGGGCTCAACGAAGATGAAGCGCGAGCCAAAGGGCTCCCGTTACGTGTTATCACGGGCCGCGCTGATTCCTGGTCTGAATACGAACGCCTTGGCCGTCGTTTTGTCGGATACAAGCTCCTTGTAGATTCGAACACAAACCATATTTATGGAGCCCACATACTCGGCGATGGAGCCGAAGAAGTTATCAATCTTCTTGCGATGGCGATGCGACATAAGCTGACCACAGATGACCTTATGAATATGGTCTTCGCCTATCCTTCGTTTGGCTACACCATTCGATATATGTTGCGATAA
- a CDS encoding phage holin family protein → MTNRFSGLIDASNRFLGLALDLAKNRLELVSIELREETTFLLSMFIWGCLAVVLTLMTLVLVTFTVVFLLDASLRPIALIVATALYAFSATLILIVMKYKLKNRKPPFAATAAELAKDRQCLQDAPPH, encoded by the coding sequence ATGACAAATCGCTTTTCAGGTCTGATTGATGCCAGTAACCGCTTCCTTGGGTTGGCCCTCGATCTTGCCAAAAACCGACTTGAGCTTGTTTCTATAGAGCTACGAGAAGAAACGACCTTCCTTCTCTCTATGTTTATTTGGGGTTGTCTTGCCGTAGTTCTGACTCTCATGACGTTGGTTTTGGTCACTTTCACGGTGGTCTTTCTTCTTGATGCCTCCTTACGCCCCATCGCTTTAATTGTGGCAACAGCTCTTTACGCTTTCTCTGCTACCTTGATTCTCATTGTTATGAAGTACAAATTGAAAAACAGAAAACCGCCTTTTGCTGCTACAGCGGCTGAATTGGCCAAGGATCGACAATGTCTGCAGGACGCGCCCCCACATTAG
- a CDS encoding DUF883 family protein: protein MERTMQAKEQLNEDFKRLVADAQNLLKATSDDLDDKTREARSRLEQSINDAKIKYSSVTDTVKEQTDMADRLLHEKPYHAVGASFLIGLILGWLFGRK, encoded by the coding sequence ATGGAGCGCACAATGCAAGCAAAAGAACAGTTAAACGAAGATTTCAAGCGACTTGTGGCCGATGCCCAAAATTTATTAAAGGCTACATCGGATGACTTGGATGATAAAACTCGTGAAGCCCGCTCTCGCCTTGAACAAAGCATCAACGATGCGAAAATCAAATATTCCTCGGTGACCGATACGGTTAAAGAGCAAACGGATATGGCCGATCGCCTTTTGCATGAAAAACCTTACCATGCCGTGGGAGCCAGCTTTCTCATAGGCCTTATTTTAGGTTGGCTTTTCGGAAGAAAATAG
- a CDS encoding LexA family transcriptional regulator, with protein sequence MTHLDFDTFYARVCQATGIDSQSELADKLRVHRSAITQAKKKKSVPEKWILRLSRMYAIDADWLMTGRKLGGRQSCIENAPEFHRIPKVAARLSAGGGSLEVEDNIEFYQAFRLDWLRRKGNPEMMALLDVVGNSMEPEIKEGDTVLVDESQNQIIQYAVFAVGVEDSIMVKRLEQQPGKIRLLSDNRDYSPIEVRGDELHSFRIIGRVVWVGRELCS encoded by the coding sequence ATGACACATCTCGACTTCGATACATTTTATGCCCGCGTATGCCAGGCGACGGGGATTGATTCCCAATCCGAACTTGCCGATAAACTTCGGGTCCATAGGTCAGCGATAACGCAGGCCAAAAAGAAGAAATCTGTACCGGAAAAATGGATCCTTCGCCTCTCAAGAATGTATGCCATTGATGCGGATTGGCTTATGACGGGCCGCAAACTCGGCGGTCGACAAAGTTGTATTGAGAATGCCCCGGAATTCCACAGAATTCCGAAAGTAGCCGCGAGATTGAGTGCAGGTGGTGGTTCCCTTGAAGTAGAGGATAATATCGAGTTTTACCAAGCATTTCGATTGGATTGGCTTCGACGAAAGGGGAATCCTGAAATGATGGCTTTGCTTGATGTCGTCGGAAATAGCATGGAGCCTGAAATTAAGGAAGGTGACACGGTTTTAGTGGATGAATCGCAAAATCAGATTATTCAATATGCTGTTTTTGCTGTGGGTGTTGAAGACTCAATCATGGTGAAGCGTCTTGAACAACAGCCCGGAAAGATTCGTTTGCTTTCCGACAACCGCGATTATTCCCCCATTGAAGTACGAGGAGATGAATTACATTCGTTTCGCATTATCGGGCGGGTTGTCTGGGTTGGTCGAGAACTCTGCTCGTAA